The Paenibacillus sp. 481 DNA window AGCTGCTTGTGCTGTCAGCCTTGCCAATGGTTGCGCGCATTCAGTATACTAAGCATACAATATAGTAACGGCGTTAAACGGGAGAGCGTTTGACGGTGAGAAATTGCACAGAGAGAACGACCGATGCGTAAGGCTATCCGTATCTTAAGGATACGTCGATGCTGCTCGCCGTGACACCACGGGGTAGCGAACGTAGCAGAGCCCTTGCGCATAGGCTGAAAGTCGTTCCGTTTCGAGTCGAACGCACTGCGCCCGGTAGCTTTGTTCTTGAGCGCATGTCAACATGCGGGTAGAGAATAACGTTTCGTTCACGTTATCGAACGTTAGAGGGATTACATCTGTATAGGCATGCATTTAGCTGCATGTGTATATTGGTCTGTGATTCAAGCAGAGTGGGACCGCGCACAGCGCCTCTGCAGCTACGGCTGCGGAGGCGTTTTTTCGCTTTTATAGAGGGACTTCATAGAAGGGCTATATAACAGAACTACACAACAGAACTACACAGCAGAACTTTTTAGCAGGACACGACCTAATCAACGAGAATAAGCACAACAGTTTACTGAATTAGAGCTTACAACTAACGCAGCACTATTATTACTATGTTCCTAGGGGGGAACCGGTCATGCGGCGCATCATTAAACAAATGCAATCAGATGTGCAAGCGGTGTTCGACAATGACCCGGCTGCGCGCAGTCGGTTAGAGGTCATTTTTACGTATTCAGGACTTCATGCGATCTGGGCTCATCGTGTAGCTCATTGGTTCTATAAGCGAAAATGGTTTGCGCCAGCGCGTCTTATTTCACAAGTAAGTCGCTTTATGACAGGGATTGAAATTCATCCTGGTGCACGCATTGGACAGCGTTTGTTTATAGATCACGGCATGGGTGTAGTTGTTGGGGAAACGTGTGAAATCGGTGATGACGTCGTGATTTATCAAGGAGTGACATTGGGGGGAACGGGCAAGGAAAAAGGCAAGCGGCACCCGACTATCGGCAACAACGTCGTTATTGCTTCCGGGGCCAAAGTACTTGGTTCCTTCCAAGTAGGGGAACATTCGAATATCGGTGCGAATTCGGTTGTGCTTCGTGAAGTGCCTCCGCACTGTACAGTGGTAGGTATACCAGGGCGAATAGTGAAGCAGGATGGCATTCGTATTGATAGGTTGAATCACGGACAGCTACCCGATCCAGTGATCGATATGTTTCGCTCGATGCAGACGGAGATCGATCGTCTAAAGGCTGAAATGGAACAGATGAAGGTGGACAGAAACAACAAGTCAACCGGTGCTGGAACTGGGACCGTTGGAGCATTACCAAGAATAAGGGAAAGCTCTTCTACTTCTTCTTCGAATCGTTCTACAGATGGAGCGGGAACAGAGTCGGGTCGTTCAGACTCCTTCTCGCATAGTGAGAGCAGTGGCGAAGCTGATGACGAGGATAGTTCGCAGAGAAATAAAGTAGCAGTCAAAGTATAAGTTTATTAAATGATGAGGAGGTAGCGTGCATGACGTTACACATTTACAACACGATGACACGCAGTAAAGAGGAGTTTCAGCCTATAAAATCAGGACAGGTAAGCATGTATGTATGCGGTCCTACGGTTTATGGTTATATTCATATTGGAAACGCAAGGCCGATGATGGTCTTTGATGTCGTGCGTCGTTATTTAGAGACGACAGGTTATGAAGTTAACTACATCGTAAACTTTACAGATGTTGATGATAAGCTGATTCGCAAGGCAGCAGAAATGAACATAACGGTGCCAGAAGCAGCTGACTTGTTTATTGAAGCTTTCAATGCTGATACTGATGGGCTCGGCATTCGCCGTGCAACGATGAACCCGCGTGTTACCGAGCACATGGAAGAGATTATCCGCTTTATCGCGGATTTGGAAGAGCGTGGCTTTGCTTATGAATCGGGCGGTGACGTTTACTTCCGTACCAAGAAGTTCGCTGAGTACGGCAAGTTGTCGCAGCAGAACTTGGAAGAGCTTCAATTCGGTATCCGTATTGAAGTAGATGCGCGTAAAGAGCAGCCAGAAGACTTTGTCCTTTGGAAAGGCGCGAAGCCAGGCGAAATTGCATGGGCTAGCCCTTGGGGGGAAGGACGCCCAGGCTGGCACATTGAGTGCTCTGCGATGGCGCGTAAGTACTTAGGAGATACGCTTGATATTCATGGCGGCGGACAAGATTTGCAATTCCCGCACCACGAATGTGAAGTGGCCCAGTCTGAGTCATTAACAGGTAAGCCGTTTGCAAATGTATGGATGCACAACGGATTCATCAATATAGATAATGAGAAAATGTCGAAGTCATTGGGCAACGGCTGGTTAGTTAAAGATTTGCGTCAAACGTATAATCCGGACGCGATTCGCTACTTTATCCTTTCTTCCCATTATCGGAATCCACTTAATTTCAGCGAAGAGGCACTCAAGCAGGCTGAAAAAAGTGTTGAACGAATTGCCAATGCGGTAGCCAATGTGAAGCATGCGTTACAGTCCGCGTTGGAAGCAAGTAGCGATCCGGTACGTTCGGATGCGAATGCTGAACATGATGAGCTGTTAGGCCTAAGCCTGAACCTTGAGCCGAACGAAGAGCTGCAAGCGAAATTGGCTGAAATCCTAGATCAGTTCGATGCTAAAATGCAGGACGATTTCAATACAGCGGATGCGATTACCGCGCTGTTTGATTGGGTGAGCGAGGCGAATGTTTATTTGCAAAAAGGAACAGCAACACAATCGTTTAGCGCCGCAGATCTGCAGGCGTTGTTGGACGCATTTGACGCAATGAACGAAGTGCTAGGGCTTGTAAGTGAACAGGAGCAGCAATTGTTGGATGCCGATGTGGATCGACTGATTCAAGAGCGCACAGATGCACGCAATTCGAAAAATTGGGCGCGTGCAGATGAGATTCGCGATTTGCTGACCGAGCAAGGGATTTTGCTGGAGGATACGCCACAAGGTTTGCGCTGGCGCCGGAAATGAGAGGAGCGTTAGCAGCAGGAATGAAAAAGGAAGATAATCAACTGCAACTTAGTCACAATAAAGAAGGGGAAGAGTCAGCAGACTGGCTCTTTCCATTTGCGCCGAAGAAGGATGCACATTTGCTGCATCCTATCGTGCTCGCCTACATGGGCGATGCCATTTATGAGACAGCGATTCGCCAATATTTAATTTCTAAGGCGAATCATCGGCCACACCATTTGCATCGCGAAGCGACACGTTATGTGTCAGCCAAAGCTCAAGCACGATTTTTGATGCGGATCACACCGCTTCTCACTGAAGAGGAAGCGGACGTCGTGAGACAAGGCCGCAACACGAAATCGAGTGTGCCGAGAAGTGCTAATATGAGCGAGTACCGCCAAGCAACAGCATTAGAGTCGTTGATTGGCTACTTATACTTTAGCCGTCGCCATGAACGTCTACGTGAGTTGCTGGATATCATTGTCCACAGTGATGAGGAGCAGGATCAGGCAGTTACACAAGTTACCGAAGATCAGGAGTCATGACGCAGTGACAACAATGGTACCTATGTCTTAAAATTTAATCACAACAAACATCAATAGAACAATACCACTACAGCCAAATCATTTATTATCGCAGCAATGTGGCATAAAGCAGGTTGTTTTAACAGGAGGACAATAATCGTATGCAAGAGAACCACGAAGAAGCAGAATACATTGCCGGAAAGCACTCGGTCACCGAGGCGCTTCGCTCTGGTAGAGCAATTAATAAAATATGGATCGCTGACAACGCGCAAAAACATTTGACGCTGCCTATTATCGCTGAAGCGAAAAAAGTGGGTGTCATCGTCCAAACGGCTGACAAGCGTAAGTTGGACCAAATGGTTGAAGGCGTTCAACACCAAGGTGTTGTCGCACAAGTTGCAGCCTATGCCTATGTTGAGCTGGAAGATATTTTGGCACGTGCAGAACAAAAAGGCGAGACGCCGTTTATCCTACTGCTTGATGAAATCGAGGACCCACACAATTTGGGATCGATCTTACGTTCAGCAGATTGCACAGGCGTACACGGTGTTGTGATTCCGAAGCGTCGTGCGGTAGGCTTGACCGCAACAGTATCCAAAATATCGGCAGGTGCCGTAGAATATGTTCCAGTCGCACGCGTTACGAACTTGGCGCAAACGATGGAGCAACTAAAAGAGCGCGGAGTTTGGATCGTCGGCACAGACGTGTCTGCTAAGCAAGACATTTATGATGCGGACGTATTCAATCTTCCGGTCGCACTCGTCATCGGTAACGAGAACAAAGGGATGGGGCGTCTTGTACGCGAAAAATGCGACGTATTATTAAAATTGCCGATGTCCGGGCAAATTAATTCATTAAATGCGTCGGTAGCCGCTGGCATTTTCATGTACGAGGTTGTACGCCGTCGTCGCGGTTAAGGAGTACATGAATGAAGCAGCAGGATTGGCGCGACGTGTTATTGGTCGACGGCTACAACATGATCGGCGCTTGGCCGGAGCTAAGTCAGCTGGCTGATAGTGGGCTGGAAGAGGCGCGTGACCGATTGCTTCATATGCTAGCTGATTATCAAGCTTATTCTGGACGTCGTGTCGTTGTAGTATTTGATGCGTATCTTGTGCCAGGGCTTGGAGTGAAATACTCGCAAGGTAAAGTGAGTGTTTATTTTACAAAAGAAAAAGAGACGGCGGATGAATGTATTGAGCGTTTAGTTAAGGAACTGACACATCGCCGCCGTCAAATTTATGTGGCGACTTCTGACAGTACCGAGCAACATGTCGCCTTTGGCCATGGGGCACTGCGTATTTCAGCACGTGAGCTACTCATTATCATAGAACAAGCACGCAAAGAGGTCGAAGTGCGTATTCGCGAACAAACGTTATTTCCGATTAAGAAAAACCCTATTGAGGGCAAGCTTAGTCTGGAACAATTAAAAATAATGGAGCGTATGCGTCGAGGAGAACGATTCGACAAAGACAGCTAATTACATTGTGTTTAAACTGTTTTATAACAGGGTACTTCGACAAATGCCGTCATATATTTACACAAACTAGATGTTTAGCCTTCGTTTTCATTTTTTTCGACAACAATTTTTTTGATTAAAATGCCGAAAATCCGCTCTGCAATAAGGATTCCTTCGGTTGACGCTGCTAGACCAATTCATATATACTGAATCTATCATTTGTGATGTAACGGGTGGATTGCGTTGCAGGCCGGAGGGATTGCTAGTGAGTGTCGACCTCAAAGTATTGAGCACTTCCCCATATGATCGGTTGACAGATGAACTATTAGTCGACTCGGTCCGTGAGGGTGACAATGAAGCGCTTGAATACTTAATTAATAAATATCGCAATTTCGTACGGGCGAAGGCACGTTCTTATTTTTTAATAGGAGCTGACCGTGAGGATATCGTACAAGAAGGCATGATTGGTTTATATAAATCAATTCGTGACTTCAAAGGAGATAAGTTAGCGTCGTTCAAGGCGTTTGCGGAATTATGTATAACACGTCAGATTATTACGGCCATTAAGACGGCCACGCGTCAGAAGCATATTCCACTCAACTCATACGTCTCATTGGACAGGCCTATTTATGATGAAGATTCCGACCGTACGTTGCTTGATGTTATCGGCAGTTCTCGTGTATCCGATCCTGAAGAGTTGATTATTAATCAGGAAGAGTTTATCGGACTCGAAGATAAGATGGCCGAAATATTAAGTGATTTAGAACGTAAAGTGCTTATGCTTTATTTAGATGGTCGTTCCTATCAGGAAATTGCCGTTGATTTAGACAGACACGTAAAATCAATCGACAATGCATTACAGCGAGTTAAGCGTAAGTTGGAGCGTTACTTAGAACTACGTGATGAAGAAGAAAGCTAACGTTGTGGTTAAACCGCTATAACAATAAAAGATGCTCGTAGCCGTTGAATACGGATGACGGGCATTTTATTGTATTCGGAATTGTTGTATAACAGTGTGATTGCTAGCGCCTTTTGTAATGCTGAAGTAATAGAGTAAAAACAAGTTGACGTTTAGTTCTATTGGAACTGTTCTATACTAGTTATTAAGCTATCGCTTAGCGATCATTTCCTTTGTCAAACCAGCTGCCTATGTGATAGATTAAAGGGCATAAACCCCCACGGCGTCAACATCTTTTCATTGACATGAAATGACCCGTATGATAAAGTGTTTGGGTAGCCCTAAATATGCGACGTTTTTTAGGTTGAATTACGACGCTTCTTATCAAAAGGTGTCTTCAGGAGGTGTACAACATGCGGGTAATCGTTACGATGGCTTGCACGGGTTGCAAACAGCGCAACTATACAACAACGAAGAATAAACGCAATCACCCAGACCGCATCGAGTTGAAGAAATTCTGCAAGTTCTGCAACGAGCATACTTCTCATCGCGAAACAAGATAAGTCTGATGGAGGTGTAGTCCGTGGCTTTCTTCGGGAAACTGAAACAAAGTTTCGGTTCAATGTTTTCCTTTTTCGGCGACAGCTGGGGCGAATTGAAAAAGGTTCGCTGGCCCAATCGTAAAGAACTGACAAGCTACACGATCGTCGTATTAGCCACGGTCATCTTTATGACGTTCTATTTCTGGGTCCTTGACATCGGGATTTCCGCGATTGTCGAAGCGATTATTTAATAAAGTCCCAAGGTGGCTTGAATATGGAAAAAAGATGGTACGTTGTTCATACCTACTCAGGTTATGAGAACAAGGTGAAAGCCAATTTGGAAAAACGTGTCGAATCTATGGGCATGGAAGACAAGATATTCCGCGTTCTTGTTCCGATGGAAGAAGAAATCGTAAACAAAGACGGTAAGAAAAAGACTGTCATGCGTAAAGTTTACCCGGGATATGTTCTTGTCGAAATGATTCAAACTGATGAATCTTGGTATGTTGTTCGCAACACGCCAGGGGTCACAGGGTTCGTTGGCTCTACTGGTTCCGGTTCTAAACCTACTGCATTGTTGCCAGATGAAGTTGAACAGATTCTGAAAACAATGGGTATGGAACAGCCGAAGACCACGATTGAGTTCGAACTGAAGGAATCGGTACGTATTATGGTAGGACCTTTCGCCAACTTCGTCGGTACGATTGAAGAAATCGTACTAGACAGAGAGAAGTTGAAGGTCCACGTAAACATGTTTGGACGAGAAACCCCACTTGAGTTGGATTACCACCAAGTAGAGAAGATTTAATCTTTGAGGTTTCTTTATGGATTAAAATGCGGTTTGCCGCATTTAGAATCCATATTATTAGCGCAAGGGGGTGTACCACATGGCAAAAAAGGTCATTAAAATGGTTAAATTGCAAATTCCAGCAGGTAAAGCGAATCCAGCACCTCCAGTAGGTCCTGCATTGGGTCAAGCAGGCGTTAACATCATGGCGTTCTGTAAAGAGTTCAACGCAAAAACAGCTGATCAAGCGGGTTTGATTATCCCGGTTGAAATCACTGTATTTGAAGACCGCTCCTTTACGTTCATCACGAAAACTCCACCTGCAGCTGTATTGCTGAAAGTTGCAACTAAGGTTGAAAAAGGTTCCGGTGAGCCGAACAAGAAGAAGGTTGCTACTGTTAAACGTTCTGTTGTTCGTGAAATCGCTGAACAAAAAATGCCTGACTTGAACGCAGCTTCCGTTGAGGCAGCTATGCTCATGATCGAAGGCACAGCCCGCAGCATGGGCATCGTCGTTGAAGACTAATTCTTAGTCTTCTTGACGTTAGTGGGAGGTTAATCCGCTAATACCACATGAGGAGGAAATAACATGGCAAAACACGGCAAGAAATATATCGAAGCTGCTAAGTTGTTCGATAAAGAAGCAACTTATGAGCCAGCTGAAGCCATTGAATTGGTGAAAAAAGCGGCAACAGCTAAATTCGACGAAACTGTTGAAGTAGCAGTTCGTTTGGGTGTAGACCCACGTAAACAAGACCAAGCAGTTCGTGGCGTCGTTGTACTGCCTCACGGCACAGGTAAAACGAAGCGCGTGCTTGTATTCGCTAAAGGCGATAAAGCTAAAGAAGCAGAAGCAGCAGGTGCTGACTTTGTTGGTGATCAAGATCTTATCAACAAAATTCAACAAGGCTGGTTCGAGTTCGATGTCTGCGTAGCTACGCCAGACATGATGAGCGAAGTTGGTAAATTGGGACGTATCCTTGGTGGTAAAGGTCTCATGCCAAACCCTAAAGCTGGTACGGTTACTTTTGATGTTACTAAAGCTGTTCAAGAAATCAAAGCTGGTAAAATCGAGTACCGTCTAGACAAAGCAGGTCAAATTCATGCGCCAATCGGTAAAGTATCTTTCGACGCTGACAAGTTGAACGACAACATGACAGCATTGATCGACGCTTTGAACCGTGCGAAGCCGGCAGCGGCTAAGGGCGTTTACATGAAGAACATCTCGGTATCATCGACGATGGGCCCTGCAGCACGCGTTAACACAGCATCTTTCCGCTAAGATTCACTTAGCCATTTGGTAAGTAAAGGGATGAGTTGACATTGTTCGACCATTTATGCTATCCTTATGGAGTTGCTGAAAGCAGCGTGTACTAAACATTGAATAATCATACCGTAGACAGTAGGCGCCGAAAGGCTTAATCTCCTACCGAGGTGTTCGAATAGACTGAGTGCGATGGTGTACGTCATAAGACGTGGCCGTACACCATTCGCTTTCGTAATGCCTCTGTACTTCATACAGAGGCTTTTCTTATGCTCGCGTAGGATGACGAACACAAGATGCGGTTGTGAACCATACTTGTAGGAGGTGGAACAAGTGGCAAACGCAAAAGTAATCGAATCTAAACAACAAGCAGTTCAAGAAATTGCTGACAAATTGCGCGGTAGCGTAACAACAGTTGTTGCTGATTACCGTGGATTGAACGTTTCGCAAGTGACTGAACTCCGTAAGCAATTGCGCGAGGCAGGCATCGAATTCCAAGTGTTGAAAAACTCTTTGGTACGTCGTGCAACTGAGCAAGCAGAGTTGACGGAATTGGACAGTGCGTTGACTGGTCCGACGGCGATTGCATTCAGCCGTGAGGACGCAGTAGCTCCTGCGAAAATTTTGGCTGACTTCGCGAAGAAAAACGACGCTCTTGAAATTAAGGGTGGTATCGTAGAAGGTCGCGTAGTTGATGTAGCGCAAATTCAAGAGTTGGCAGCATTGCCTTCACGCGATGGTTTGTTGTCTATGTTGCTCAGCGTGCTTCAAGCACCTGTTCGCAACTTCGCTTTGGCTGTCAAAGCAGTCGGCGAAAAGAAAGAAGCGGAAGCTCAATAATTATACCGTTTCAGCGATGGAACGTTATGCAAAATACTATTAAATCATTAATATGGAGGTTCAACCATGAGCAAAGAGCAAATCTTGGAAGCCATCAAAGGCATGTCCGTATTGGAATTGAACGATCTTGTTAAAGCAATCGAAGAAGAATTCGGCGTAACAGCTGCAGCTCCAGTTGCAGTAGTAGCTGGCGGTGCTGTTGAAGCTGCTGAGCAAACTGAATTCGACGTAATTTTGAACAGCGCTGGCGCTGGCAAAATCAACGTAATCAAAGTAGTTCGCGAAATCACAGGTCTTGGCCTGAAAGAAGCGAAAGACTTGGTAGACAACGCTCCTAAAGCGTTGAAAGAAAAAGTAAGCAAAGAAGAAGCAGAAGCAGTAAAAGCGAAGCTTGAAGAAGCTGGCGCGACTGTAGAAGTGAAGTAATTTCAGCTTCTCGATGTGCGAACCCCTTGAAGTTACTTCAAGGGGTTCGTTGTCTAGGATACGACATCAGATTCGACTTGTGATGAAGTCACTTTGACTAGCGCATGCTAGACAATGAACGACAGCACACGATAGAGCTGAAATGGAGGTTTACGAATGGCTAATCATTATTATAGCAAACAGCCAAGCGTAGCAAATGATCGTAAATTGCTTCAAATGGAGTTGCGTGGTTTTACATTGCGTTTCAACTCTGATGCGGGTGTATTTTCAAAGAGTGACATTGATTATGGAAGCCGTGTGCTCATTGATGCTATGGATATACCAGAACAAGCGCGAGTGCTAGACGTTGGCTGCGGTTATGGTCCTATTGGCATAACAGCTGCAAAGCTAGCGACAGCTGGTGAGGTCGTTATGGTTGATGTGAATGAACGTGCATTAGACCTAGCTCGTGAAAATGCAGCTTTGAACGGCGTCACAAACGTGGTCATCCGTGAGAGTGATGGGTTGGCTGCGTTGGATGGAGAAATGTTCGATGTTATTCTAACGAACCCGCCAATTCGTGCAGGTAAAGAAGTTGTACACCGTATTTTTGAACAATCCTACACTCATTTGCAACAAGGTGGTTCCTTGTGGATCGTTATTCAAAAGAAACAAGGTGCACCCTCCGCGGAGGCAAAATTGATCGCGTTGTTTGGGGAAGAGTCTGTAGAAGAAGTAACAAAAGATAAAGGTTATCGTATTTTCAGAGCGCAAAAATGATTTTTTGTTGACTTCATATGACCAATATGATAATATTATAGAATGTCAGTATTAGGATGGCCTTCATGTCTTTATTTCGCTAAAATGTCAAGCCTTTTTTTGAAAAGGATGCATATATTTTCGTCACTTGACGTATAATGTTTACATTTTGGGCAAATCTATCGTTATGAAGGTGGAATGACAACTCGAAACGACGGCACGGGGAAACGGCGTCCATCTGGATAGATGTTTTTGCCGTGAGCGTGCGTTTTTCTTTTTGTCGCGGTTTTTACATTTTATACTGTTTTGGAGTCTCTTTCGAGGACTTTATTATAAAGGATACCGAAAAGGATTCGCAATCCATATTTTTGAGTAGACATGAGGGGTGAGTTTAAGTTGGCAGGACATCTTGTTCAGTATGGTCGACGCACTCGGCGCAGCTATGCGCGCATCAAAGAGGTACTCGAAGTTCCGAACTTGATAGAAATCCAACAGAAATCGTACGAATGGTTTTTGGACGAAGGATTGCGTGAAATGTTCCAAGACATTTCGCCGATTATGGATTTCACAGGTAATTTGGTTCTGGAGTTTGTCGATTACAGCTTAGGTGAACCAAAATATTCGGTTGATGAATCGAAGGAACGCGACGTTACTTATGCAGCACCACTTCGCGTTAAAGTTCGCCTGCTCAATAAAGAGACCGGTGAAGTGAAAGAACAGGAAGTGTTTATGGGTGATTTCCCACTCATGACGGAAACCGGGACATTCATTATCAACGGTGCAGAACGCGTCATCGTCAGCCAGTTGGTCCGCTCCCCAAGTGTCTATTTCAGCACTAAAGTTGACAAGAACGGGAAGAAGACATATACGGCGACGGTAATTCCGAACCGCGGAGCATGGTTGGAGTTGGAGACGGATGCGAAGGACATCATTTATGTTCGTATTGATCGCACACGTAAAATTCCAGTCACAGTATTGCTGCGTGCACTCGGATTTGGCACAGACGAACAAATCTTAGATTTGCTCGGTCATGACGAATATATTCGCAATACCCTAGATAAAGACAATACAGATTCGACAGAGAAAGCGCTCATCGAGATTTATGAGCGTTTGCGTCCAGGCGAGCCACCGACGTTGGAGAATGCTAAGAGCTTACTGATTGCTCGTTTCTTCGACCCGAAGCGCTACGACTTGGCGAACGTCGGTCGTTACAAAATTAATAAAAAGCTTCACATCAAAAACCGCTTGTTCAATCAACGTTTGGCGGAAACGCTCGTTGATCCGGATACGGGAGAAATTCTCGCAGAAGAGGGTCAAATGATTGACCGTCGTTTGCTCGACGAAATTTTGCCGCGTCTGGAAAGCAATGTTGGGTTCAAGACTTACCACGTTGCTGGCGGCGTATTGGATGCAGATGACATTCCGTTGCAAACAATTAGTGTGTACTCACCGCTTGAAGATAATAAAGTTACCAAGTTGATTGCTAACGGTATTATCGACAAAAACGTGAAGCACATTACATCGGCGGACATTATCTCGTCCATCAACTATTTCATCAACTTGCTGCACGGCATCGGAAGCACAGACGATATTGACCATCTTGGTAACCGTCGTCTACGTTCCGTAGGTGAGTTGTTGCAAAACCAATTCCGTATCGGTTTATCCCGTATGGAACGTGTTGTGCGTGAGCGTATGTCCATTCAAGATGCGAATGTGATTACACCGCAAGCCCTGATCAATATTCGTCCAGTTATCGCTTCGATCAAGGAGTTCTTCGGAAGCTCCCAGTTGTCGCAGTTTATGGACCAGACGAATCCATTGGCAGAGCTGACGCACAAACGTCGTCTGTCTGCACTCGGACCTGGTGGTTTGACGCGTGAGCGCGCGGGCTTTGAAGTTCGAGACGTTCACCACTCACACTATGGTCGTATGTGCCCGATCGAGACTCCAGAGGGTCCGAACATCGGTTTGATCAACTCCTTGTCCACGTTTGCACGTGTGAACGAGTACGGCTTCATTGAAGCACCATATCGTTGGGTTGATCCGAAGACGGGTCAAGTAACAGAGAATATCGATTACTTGACAGCAGACGAAGAAGATAACTATGTTATCGCACAAGCAAATGCGCCTTTGAATGATGACAATTCATTTAGAGATGACACGGTTATCGTTCGTTACAATAAACAATCGGATAACATCTTGACCATGCCGACGGAACGTGTAGACTACATGGACGTTTCGCCGAAACAGGTTGTATCCGTTGCAACAGCGCTTATTCCATTCTTGGAAAACGATGACTCCAACCGCGCGCTCATGGGATCAAACATGCAGCGGCAGGCGGTACCGTTGTTGATACCGCAGGCGCCATTCGTTGGTACAGGTATGGAACACAAATCAGCTAAAGACTCTGGTGTATGTATTGTATCCAAAGTCGATGGTGTTGTTGAGCGAGTTACAGCGAATGAAATTCAAGTTCGCCGTATCGAAAATGTTGACGGTAAAGAAGTTAAAGGCGATCTCGTTAAACATAAGTTGCAGAAGTTTATGCGTTCCAACCAAGGAACTTGCATTAACCAACGTCCACTTGCCAGAAAAGGTGAAATCGTCAAACCAGGCGATATTCTAGCGGACGGTCCTTCCACTGAGATGGGTGAAATTGCACTCGGTCGTAACGTTGTCGTTGCGTTTATGACGTGGGAAGGCTACAACTATGAGGATGCGATTTTGCTATCCGAAAAAATGGTGAAAGAGGACGTTTATACGTCCATTCACATTGAAGAATATGAGTCTGAAGCTCGTGATACGAAGCTTGGACCTGAAGAAATTACACGCGACATTCCGAATGTCGGCGAAGAAGCGCTGAAGAACCTCGACGAGCGCGGTATTATCCGTGTTGGTGCTGAGATTAAAGCAGGCGATATCCTCGTTGGTAAAGTAACGCCTAAGGGTGTTACGGAATTGACTGCTGAAGAGCGTCTCTTGCACGCAA harbors:
- a CDS encoding class I SAM-dependent methyltransferase — protein: MANHYYSKQPSVANDRKLLQMELRGFTLRFNSDAGVFSKSDIDYGSRVLIDAMDIPEQARVLDVGCGYGPIGITAAKLATAGEVVMVDVNERALDLARENAALNGVTNVVIRESDGLAALDGEMFDVILTNPPIRAGKEVVHRIFEQSYTHLQQGGSLWIVIQKKQGAPSAEAKLIALFGEESVEEVTKDKGYRIFRAQK
- the rpoB gene encoding DNA-directed RNA polymerase subunit beta, whose protein sequence is MRGEFKLAGHLVQYGRRTRRSYARIKEVLEVPNLIEIQQKSYEWFLDEGLREMFQDISPIMDFTGNLVLEFVDYSLGEPKYSVDESKERDVTYAAPLRVKVRLLNKETGEVKEQEVFMGDFPLMTETGTFIINGAERVIVSQLVRSPSVYFSTKVDKNGKKTYTATVIPNRGAWLELETDAKDIIYVRIDRTRKIPVTVLLRALGFGTDEQILDLLGHDEYIRNTLDKDNTDSTEKALIEIYERLRPGEPPTLENAKSLLIARFFDPKRYDLANVGRYKINKKLHIKNRLFNQRLAETLVDPDTGEILAEEGQMIDRRLLDEILPRLESNVGFKTYHVAGGVLDADDIPLQTISVYSPLEDNKVTKLIANGIIDKNVKHITSADIISSINYFINLLHGIGSTDDIDHLGNRRLRSVGELLQNQFRIGLSRMERVVRERMSIQDANVITPQALINIRPVIASIKEFFGSSQLSQFMDQTNPLAELTHKRRLSALGPGGLTRERAGFEVRDVHHSHYGRMCPIETPEGPNIGLINSLSTFARVNEYGFIEAPYRWVDPKTGQVTENIDYLTADEEDNYVIAQANAPLNDDNSFRDDTVIVRYNKQSDNILTMPTERVDYMDVSPKQVVSVATALIPFLENDDSNRALMGSNMQRQAVPLLIPQAPFVGTGMEHKSAKDSGVCIVSKVDGVVERVTANEIQVRRIENVDGKEVKGDLVKHKLQKFMRSNQGTCINQRPLARKGEIVKPGDILADGPSTEMGEIALGRNVVVAFMTWEGYNYEDAILLSEKMVKEDVYTSIHIEEYESEARDTKLGPEEITRDIPNVGEEALKNLDERGIIRVGAEIKAGDILVGKVTPKGVTELTAEERLLHAIFGEKAREVRDTSLRVPHGTDGIVVDVKVFTRDNGDELPPGVNQLVRCYIAQKRKISEGDKMAGRHGNKGVIARILPEEDMPFLPDGTPVQVVLNPLGVPSRMNIGQVLEVHLGMAARYLGMHMATPVFDGATEFNVFDTMEEAGMQRNGKTRLYDGRTGEMFEREVTVGVMYMIKLAHMVDDKIHARSTGPYSLVTQQPLGGKAQFGGQRFGEMEVWALEAYGAAYTLQEILTVKSDDVVGRVKTYESIVKGENVPEPGVPESFKVLIKELQSLGMDVKILTENEEEIEMREYDEDDEVPQDKLNLDLEEGTVAADAE
- the rplL gene encoding 50S ribosomal protein L7/L12, producing the protein MSKEQILEAIKGMSVLELNDLVKAIEEEFGVTAAAPVAVVAGGAVEAAEQTEFDVILNSAGAGKINVIKVVREITGLGLKEAKDLVDNAPKALKEKVSKEEAEAVKAKLEEAGATVEVK
- the rplJ gene encoding 50S ribosomal protein L10: MANAKVIESKQQAVQEIADKLRGSVTTVVADYRGLNVSQVTELRKQLREAGIEFQVLKNSLVRRATEQAELTELDSALTGPTAIAFSREDAVAPAKILADFAKKNDALEIKGGIVEGRVVDVAQIQELAALPSRDGLLSMLLSVLQAPVRNFALAVKAVGEKKEAEAQ